In Meleagris gallopavo isolate NT-WF06-2002-E0010 breed Aviagen turkey brand Nicholas breeding stock chromosome 15, Turkey_5.1, whole genome shotgun sequence, one DNA window encodes the following:
- the LOC104913298 gene encoding LON peptidase N-terminal domain and RING finger protein 1-like, with translation MSGDPSASSSPPRVGSPISLPPGSAEMLRCPSCRLLLWEPVTVSCGHSFCKPCLGGAVPSRCPVCHRRLKLLGVEAVRCNVVLCNLLEKCEERESRSARLAARIRSHLARGDLQDALRMAQKGIEMALEDTSLRLCRAEALAALGQYPEALQDLEAVCRAEPLECKSFYRKGKVLLEMGRRAEALLAWEHCLMLSPHFQPAQREMEKVLTWEDAPQSYAAHQGLSGPQEEQDEGDPASSTTQAQEQEEELEAGGGDVVSEHGQGTPVGRWRISRAAAQKEDRQEANEEETAAMSNLLPLEDLLSISDLECSLCIRMFFEPVTTPCGHTFCKECLERCLDHRPNCPLCKQSLREYLKAGNYSPTLLLQDIMLAAFPAQLAERRELHRAEMAELSNLTTNIPIFVCTMSFPGVACPLHIFEPRYRLMIRRCQETGTRRFGMCIYENGKSFADYGCMLEIRQLELLADGRSLVDTIGGRRFRVLRRGHRDGYNTADIEYLEDKKVTGEELQELQSLHESTYQLAQRFWEHGDVASRHLLLQHGPLPEKEEDIQASADGPTWCWWLISILPLDPSFQLRLFSSTSLHARLAQLQRVLLALLQPSPEHSPQGFV, from the exons ATGAGCGGAGACCCTTCTGCCTCTTCTTCCCCACCCCGGGTGGGCAGCCCCATCTCGCTGCCCCCCGGGAGCGCGGAGATGCTGCGCTGCCCGTCCTGCCGCCTCCTCCTCTGGGAGCCGGTGACCGTATCGTGCGGGCACTCCTTCTGTAAGCCGTGCCTCGGCGGGGCCGTGCCCTCCCGCTGCCCTGTGTGCCATCGCCGGCTGAAGCTGTTGGGCGTCGAGGCGGTGAGATGCAATGTGGTGCTCTGTAACCTGCTGGAGAAGTGCGAGGAGAGGGAGAGCCGCTCGGCCAGGCTGGCAGCACGCATCCGGAGTCATCTTGCCCGTGGGGACCTGCAGGATGCTCTGAGGATGGCCCAGAAAGGCATTGAGATGG ccCTGGAGGACACATCCCTGCGTCTGTGCCGGGCAGAGGCCTTGGCAGCCCTGGGGCAGTATCCAGAGGCACTGCAGGACCTGGaagctgtgtgcagggctgagCCCTTGGAGTGCAAG AGCTTCTACAGGAAAGGGAAGGTGCTCCTGGAGATGGGACGGAGAGCTGAAGCCCTGCTGGCATGGGAGCACTGCCTGATGCTCAGTCCTCACTTCCAGCCTGCGCAGAGGGAAATGGAGAAG GTCCTCACATGGGAGGATGCTCCTCAGTCATATGCTGCCCACCAGGGCTTATCAGGTCCCCAGGAAGAGCAGGATGAAGGGGATCCTGCATCCTCCACCACACAAGCTCAG GAAcaggaggaggagctggaggctggCGGGGGCGATGTGGTGTCTGAGCATGGCCAGGGGACACCCGTAGGACGATGGAGAATTTCAAGGGCTGCGGCACAGAAGGAGGACAGGCAGGAAG CTAATGAAGAGGAAACGGCAGCAATGAGTAACCTGCTGCCCCTTGAGGACCTGCTGAGCATTTCTGACTTGGAGTGCTCCCTCTGCATCCG GATGTTCTTTGAGCCAGTGACGACGCCATGTGGACACACCTTCTGCAAGGAGTGCCTGGAGCGCTGCCTGGACCACCGGCCCAACTGCCCTCTCTGCAAGCAGAGCCTGCGAGAG TACCTGAAGGCGGGGAACTACAGCCCCACGCTACTGCTGCAGGACATCATGCTGGCTGCCTTCCCTGCACAGCTGGCTGAGCGCCGCGAGCTGCACCGGGCTGAGATGGCTGAGCTCTCCAA CCTGACCACAAACATCCCCATCTTCGTGTGCACGATGTCCTTCCCTGGTGTTGCCTGCCCTCTGCACATCTTTGAGCCCCGCTACCGCCTGATGATCCGGCGGTGCCAGGAAACTGGCACCAGGAGGTTTGGCATGTGCATATATGAGAATGGGAAAAG CTTTGCAGATTATGGCTGCATGCTGGAGATCCGGCAGCTGGAGCTCCTGGCAGACGGCAGGTCGCTGGTGGACACCATCGGTGGGCGCCGGTTCCGGGTGCTGAGACGTGGACACAGAGATGGCTACAACACCGCTGACATTGAGTACCTGGAGGACAAGAAG GTGACTggggaggagctgcaggagctgcaaagCCTGCATGAAAGCACCTACCAGCTGGCACAGAGGTTTTGGGAGCACGGGGACGTTGCCTCCAGGCACCTTTTGTTGCAGCACGGGCCACTgccagagaaggaagaggacaTCCAG GCTTCTGCTGATGGCCCAACCTGGTGCTGGTGGCTGATCTCCATCCTGCCCCTTGACCCATCCTTCCAGCTCAGGCTcttctccagcacctcactgcatGCCCGCCTGGCCCAGCTGCAGCGTGTcctcctggccctgctgcagccctcacCTGAGCACAGCCCCCAGGGCTTCGTCTGA